A portion of the Carya illinoinensis cultivar Pawnee chromosome 11, C.illinoinensisPawnee_v1, whole genome shotgun sequence genome contains these proteins:
- the LOC122282131 gene encoding disease resistance protein RUN1-like: MGEKVRRVIILFLDMFTFNNGRHSISRPSPFTNIRDGFFHGLSGGSSSSFIGQWTYDVFLSFRGTDTRNNFTSHLYNALHKKGINTFIDNELRKGDEISPMLLKAIEESRISIVILSTNFASSTWCLDELKKILKCKEEKEQMVLPVFYDVDPSEVRHQKNNYEKALTALEERFKDDSKVKGWKAALKEVANLSGWPVGKGYF, from the exons ATGGGGGAGAAGGTGAGGCGTGTTATCATACTTTTTCTGGATATGTTTACTTTTAATAATGGGCGTCATTCAATATCT AGGCCCTCTCCTTTCACTAACATACGGGACGGCTTCTTTCATGGCCTTTCAGGAggctcttcctcttctttcatCGGTCAATGGACGTACGATGTATTCTTGAGTTTTAGAGGTACAGACACTCGCAACAATTTTACCAGCCATCTTTACAATGCTTTGCATAAGAAAGGTATCAACACCTTCATCGATAACGAGCTTAGAAAGGGAGATGAAATTTCACCAATGCTTCTCAAAGCTATTGAAGAGTCAAGGATTTCAATCGTCATACTCTCTACAAATTTTGCATCATCTACATGGTGTTTAGATGAACTGAAGAAGATCCTTAAATGCAAAGAAGAAAAGGAGCAAATGGTTCTACCAGTGTTTTACGATGTGGATCCATCAGAGGTACggcatcaaaaaaataattacgaAAAAGCCTTGACTGCACTGGAAGAAAGGTTTAAGGATGACTCGAAGGTGAAAGGATGGAAGGCAGCTCTAAAAGAAGTGGCCAATTTGAGTGGGTGGCCTGTTGGGAAAGGGTATTTCTAA
- the LOC122281424 gene encoding TMV resistance protein N-like, protein MYFGNSSNGLKDRESNILKCCQVSYWDGVPCTGCQFALSIGSNDIILMVGIFGRGGIGKTTIAKEIYNSIAYQFEGSCFLTNIRETSKQEHGLIQLQEKLLSEILGDYRNMNIACVDRGINLIKYKLCSKRILLFLDDVDRMFQLEALAGGCDWFGLGSRIIITTRDKRLLINQKIDFTYQVKELDHNEALQLFCWNAFKRDKPIEDYVELTERAITYAGGLPLALMVLGSDLYNRSMHYWKRALDGYKMNPNKDIQEILRISYDGLDDNVKDIFLDIACFFRGKNADYVTKILDGCGFFPDIGIEELIDKCLITINERNILEMHDLIQEMGREVVRQESPKEPGNRSRLWDHEDVRHVLEENTGTNKVEGILIDLPERDMIHLNPKAFTKMKRLRLFINRNAGFTGGPNHLSNELRLLEWPDYPLQSLPSNFRGKKLIVLKMHNGFFKQLGDRLKNFQKLTSLDFSNCQFLTKIPDVSSIPSLESLILDNCMSLVEIHPSVGSLDKLVALRLLECSNLGSFPKSLKLPSLQVLMLGGCSSLQDFPEIECKMERLDYLDLKGTPIKELPSSFGHLIGLKDLALEGCKNLVNLPSSIHHLQHLRRLFLRDCSKLDKFPKKEEDEKQFMPFTVSIKEYETSSCAEPSLMLPTPKTSSISNDGCSSIVFPALGHIDVGNCVLSGTDFFMTVNCFSTLEQLDLSGSDFTSLPECITRFVRLRCLKLEDCKQLQEILELPPKIEDIYASGCMSLARFSEVSKRAQFHTCDLPGLEWIDLSRCHKLLENISMNEVENLFLNQGHFQDHLFGIIFPGNKILDCFNHCKEVSNKSECEICINEPSHLDGKIKGLALCAVLGVNDGQAPTPIACSIEIINNGSPSYSDSKAFNISGSDHVWLLYHVPEFHEIKGDNLQVKFWCSTSLASFRCGAHLVRTRSDILHRQHASRFVP, encoded by the exons atgtattttgGAAATAGTTCAAATGGTCTCAAGGATCGTGAATCGAACATACTTAAATGTTGCCAAGTATCCTATTGGGATGGAGTCCCGTGTACAGGATGTCAATTTGCTCTTAGTATTGGGAGTAATGATATTATACTCATGGTAGGAATCTTTGGAAGAGGAGGAATTGGTAAGACAACTATTGCCAAAGAAATCTATAACTCGATTGCTTATCAATTTGAAGGTAGTTGTTTTCTTAcaaatattagagaaacttCAAAGCAAGAGCATGGATTGATCCAACTGCAAGAGAAACTTCTTTCTGAGATCCTAGGAGACTATCGAAATATGAATATTGCCTGTGTTGATCGAGGAATTAATTTGATAAAGTATAAGCTTTGCTCTAAAAGGATCCTTTTATTCCTCGATGATGTCGATCGGATGTTCCAATTAGAAGCATTAGCTGGAGGATGTGATTGGTTTGGTTTAGGAAGCAGAATTATCATTACGACAAGAGATAAGAGGTTACTAATTAATCAGAAAATTGATTTTACATACCAGGTGAAGGAATTGGATCACAATGAAGCTCTTCAGCTATTTTGTTGGAATGCCTTCAAAAGAGATAAACCTATTGAGGATTATGTTGAACTCACAGAACGTGCAATAACTTATGCTGGGGGACTTCCATTAGCTTTAATGGTGCTAGGTTCGGATCTATACAACAGAAGCATGCATTATTGGAAACGTGCATTGGATGGATACAAAATGAATCCTAATAAAGATATCCAAGAAATTCTTAGAATAAGTTATGATGGATTGGATGACAATGTGAAAGACATTTTTCTtgatattgcatgtttcttcagAGGAAAAAATGCAGATTATGTTACTAAAATACTGGACGGTTGCGGTTTCTTCCCAGATATTGGTATTGAAGAGCTTATAGATAAGTGTCTTATAACTATTAATGAACGTAACATTTTGGAGATGCATGACTTGATACAAGAAATGGGTAGAGAAGTTGTTCGACAAGAATCACCCAAAGAACCCGGCAATCGCAGTCGATTATGGGACCATGAAGATGTTCGGCATGTATTAGAAGAAAACACG GGAACAAATAAGGTTGAAGGCATATTGATAGATTTGCCTGAACGAGATATGATACACTTGAATCCCAAAGCCTTCACGAAGATGAAAAGGCTCAGACTGTTTATAAACCGTAATGCAGGCTTTACTGGAGGGCCTAACCATCTTTCTAATGAGTTGAGACTGCTTGAGTGGCCTGATTATCCTTTACAGTCTTTACCATCCAATTTTCGTGGAAAGAAACTTATTGTTCTAAAAATGCATAACGGTTTCTTCAAGCAACTGGGTGATAGATTAAAG AATTTCCAGAAGTTAACAAGCCTAGATTTCTCTAATTGTCAATTCCTAACAAAAATCCCTGATGTTTCAAGTATCCCGAGTTTAGAGAGCTTGATTCTAGACAATTGTATGAGTTTGGTTGAGATTCATCCTTCTGTTGGATCCCTTGATAAACTTGTTGCGTTGAGACTTTTAGAGTGCTCTAACCTTGGGAGTTTTCCAAAAAGTCTCAAGTTGCCATCTCTACAAGTTCTTATGCTTGGAGGTTGCTCGAGTCTTCAAGATTTTCCTGAAATTGAGTGTAAAATGGAACGTCTAGATTACCTTGACTTGAAGGGCACACCTATAAAAGAACTACCTTCATCCTTTGGGCACCTCATTGGCCTTAAAGATTTAGCTCTTGAAGGTTGCAAAAACCTTGTAAATCTCCCAAGTAGCATTCATCATTTGCAGCATCTAAGGAGACTTTTTCTCAGAGATTGTTCAAAACTTGATAAGTTTCCGAAGAAAGAGGAGGATGAAAAACAATTTATGCCTTTTACTGTTTCGATAAAGGAATACGAAACTTCATCTTGTGCAGAACCATCCTTGATGCTGCCAACTCCAAAAACTTCAAGCATTTCTAATGATGGTTGTTCCTCCATTGTATTTCCAGCACTGGGACATATAGATGTTGGAAATTGTGTCCTATCAGGAACAGATTTCTTTATGACAGTTAATTGTTTTTCGACATTGGAACAGTTAGATTTATCAGGGAGTGATTTTACTAGCCTTCCCGAATGCATCACAAGATTTGTCCGATTGAGGTGCCTTAAATTGGAAGATTGCAAGCAGCTTCAAGAAATTCTAGAACTTCCTCCAaaaatagaagatatatatgcaAGTGGGTGCATGTCATTGGCACGATTTTCAGAAGTATCAAAGAGAGCTCAATTTCACACCTGCGACTTACCAGGGCTAGAATGGATTGATTTGTCCAGATGCCATAAATTGCTTGAGAATATATCAATGAATGAAGTGGAAAATCTTTTTCTGAACCAG GGACATTTTCAGGACCATctgtttggaattatatttccAGGAAACAAGATTCTAGATTGTTTCAACCATTGTAAAGAAGTTTCAAACAAAAGCGAATGTGAAATATGTATTAATGAGCCTTCACATCTGGATGGGAAGATCAAAGGTTTGGCTCTCTGTGCTGTTCTTGGAGTAAATGATGGACAGGCGCCCACTCCTATTGCATGCAGCATCGAGATCATCAACAATGGTTCACCAAGTTATAGCGACTCTAAAGCATTTAATATATCAGGATCTGATCATGTATGGTTGCTTTACCACGTTCCAGAATTTCATGAGATAAAGGGGGACAATCTGCAAGTTAAGTTTTGGTGCTCCACAAGTTTAGCGTCCTTTAGATGTGGAGCCCATCTGGTACGCACGAGATCAGATATACTGCATCGTCAGCATGCATCTAGATTTGTTCCATGA